The genomic DNA TATCGGTTCGACCGGCGATCCTAAAAATCAGGGTTGCGATACTTTCTACGGATATAATTGCCAATTGCTGGCACACAGTTATTACCCCGACCACCTCTGGGACAACGACAAACGAGTGGAACTCGAAGACAACAACCTGAATGTACAGTACGGAAAAGGGACTTACTCTCAAGATCTTATTCATGGAAAGGCACTAGAATATCTGGACAATATGAATCCGGACGAACCGTTCTTCATGTGGTATCCGACCATCATTCCGCATGCGGAGCTGATTGTTCCGGAAGACAGCATCATACAGAAATTTCGCGGTATGTACCCGGAAAAGCCTTACAAAGGAACCGAACCTGGCAGCCCGGCTTTCCGCAAGGGAGGTTACTGTTCGCAGTTCCATCCACATGCAACTTTCGCCGCTATGGTCTACCGTCTGGACGTCTATGTCGGGCAGATCATCCAAAAGTTAAAAGACAAAGGTTTATATGATAACACCATCATCATCTTTGCGAGCGATAACGGCCCTCATATGGAAGGGGGCGCCGATCCCGATTTCTTCAACAGCAACGGCATTTATCGCGGATATAAACGGGATCTGTACGAAGGCGGTATCCGTGTCCCGATGATCATTTCCTGGCCCGGACATGTCCAACCGAATACGGAAACCGACTTTATGTGCTCTTTCTGGGATGTATTACCGACCTTCGAAGAAATCATCCATCCGAAAGCCAAACAGAAGGAAATGGACGGCGTCAGCATGCTTCCCCTCCTGGAAAACCGGAAAGGACAGAAGGAACATGAATTCCTGTATTTCGAATTCCAGGAACTGAACGGTCGCCAAGCCGTACGCAAAGGACCGTGGAAATTGGTCCACATGAATATCCGCGGCGACAAGCCCTATTATGAACTGTATAACTTGGCGTCCGACCCGTCGGAACGGCACAA from Parabacteroides merdae ATCC 43184 includes the following:
- a CDS encoding arylsulfatase yields the protein MKQAILISTGLLLTTPFIHAEKNKDKKPNVVFILADDLGYGDLSCYGQEKFETPNIDKLAQSGMRFTQCYSGTTVSAPSRSCLLTGTHSGHTPVRGNLELDPEGQFPLPDDARTIFEVMKDAGYKTSAFGKWGLGYIGSTGDPKNQGCDTFYGYNCQLLAHSYYPDHLWDNDKRVELEDNNLNVQYGKGTYSQDLIHGKALEYLDNMNPDEPFFMWYPTIIPHAELIVPEDSIIQKFRGMYPEKPYKGTEPGSPAFRKGGYCSQFHPHATFAAMVYRLDVYVGQIIQKLKDKGLYDNTIIIFASDNGPHMEGGADPDFFNSNGIYRGYKRDLYEGGIRVPMIISWPGHVQPNTETDFMCSFWDVLPTFEEIIHPKAKQKEMDGVSMLPLLENRKGQKEHEFLYFEFQELNGRQAVRKGPWKLVHMNIRGDKPYYELYNLASDPSERHNILDQYPEKVAELKDIMVREHRPDPNWPLLKEEKAK